A genomic stretch from Aedes albopictus strain Foshan chromosome 2, AalbF5, whole genome shotgun sequence includes:
- the LOC109622580 gene encoding Golgi-associated plant pathogenesis-related protein 1, with protein MGVCSSVYERAEAGANNRIVVNRSIQSIEVSNVTDSTTFATAVLTEHNRLRTRHSASPLKLNPDISRYAQEWAADISSRNVMQHRSNNRYGENLYACFGKPNLTGEEVVRSWYDEIKDYRFGEVNPNNFSKVGHFTQVVWKNTKELGVGFARNGNTIFVVCNYDPPGNFNGQYPVNVTRN; from the exons ATGGGTGTCTGTAGCAGTGTTTATGAAAGAGCAGAAGCGGGCGCAAACAATCGAATCGTAGTCAATCGTTCCATTCAGTCAATAGAGGTTAGCAACGTAACGGATTCAACGACCTTCGCTACTGCAGTTTTAACCGAACACAATCGCTTACGTACCAGACACTCTGCTTCGCCATTGAAGCTAAATCCAGACATTAGCCGCTATGCGCAGGAATGGGCTGCC GACATTTCCTCCCGCAACGTAATGCAACATCGATCGAACAATCGCTATGGTGAGAATTTGTATGCTTGCTTTGGAAAGCCGAACCTCACCGGTGAGGAGGTGGTTCGTAGCTGGTACGACGAAATCAAGGACTACCGCTTTGGAGAAGTGAATCCGAACAATTTCAGTAAGGTTGGTCATTTCACTCAGGTGGTTTGGAAGAACACTAAGGAACTAGGAGTGGGTTTTGCTCGAAATGG CAATACCATATTTGTAGTTTGTAACTATGATCCACCCGGGAACTTTAATGGTCAATACCCAGTGAATGTTACTCGAAACTAG
- the LOC109622581 gene encoding uncharacterized protein LOC109622581: protein MTDKFKQEVLAEHNRLRAQHSAAPLVLDESMCQYAQAWANNLASKNILQHRTEKRFGENLYVVFGKASCSGADAVQSWYKEIKDYTFGQPDPGVKFSKVGHFTQVVWKSSKRLGVGMAIASGGNGVYVVCNYDPPGNFKNRYAENVTSK from the exons ATGACAGA TAAATTCAAACAGGAAGTCCTCGCGGAGCACAACCGTCTACGCGCCCAGCACTCGGCAGCACCGCTAGTCCTGGATGAGTCCATGTGTCAGTATGCACAAGCCTGGGCCAACAATCTGGCTAGTAAGAACATTCTTCAACATCGTACCGAGAAAAGATTCGGCGAGAATCTGTACGTCGTTTTCGGCAAGGCAAGCTGTTCCGGGGCGGATGCAGTGCAGAGCTGGTACAAGGAAATCAAGGACTACACCTTTGGTCAACCGGATCCGGGGGTGAAGTTTTCCAAGGTTGGCCACTTTACGCAGGTCGTTTGGAAGAGCTCGAAACGATTGGGTGTGGGTATGGCCATCGCCAGTGGAGGGAATGGGGTGTACGTGGTTTGTAACTACGACCCACCGGGAAATTTCAAGAATCGTTACGCGGAAAATGTGACCAGCAAGTGA